In the genome of Vicia villosa cultivar HV-30 ecotype Madison, WI linkage group LG7, Vvil1.0, whole genome shotgun sequence, one region contains:
- the LOC131616754 gene encoding protein NRT1/ PTR FAMILY 5.4-like, which translates to MADSPSKSKTNSLIHHTTSKKGGWNAAIFIIFVEFAERFAYQGLASNLINYLTKFLNEPTTTAVKNVNTWVGVSSLFPLLGGFVADSYLGRFNTILLSSLIYLVGMVFLTLSVSVLRHKTLFFFALYVLSIGEGGHKPCVQTFAADQFDDDTPEEKDAKSSFFNWWYLGIVAGSTAAVFLPVYLQDNVGWGVGLGVLAGVLAMALAIFLLGIKRYRKEGPTGSPLTRLAQVFVAASRKWRVQDTIGTNNFCYSQEEKLEAHHDHPLQPKYHTLLHTRQYRFLDKAAIIDEVDASSKKRNPWRLCSVTQVEEVKLVLRLIPVWLSCLMFTVVQAQGHTYFIKQGGTLIHTIGSDFQFPPASLQGLVGVTILFAVPIYDRVFVPLARKFTGHTNGITVLQRIGVGLFLSILTMSAAALVETKRVSIAKSHGLIDDPKAILPMHIWWLLPQYMITGVSDAFTIVGLQELFYDQMPEGLRSLGAAAYISIVGVGSFVSNIVIVIVEAISAKGGEKWLGDNINKAHLDDYYWVMAALSALNLGVYLWIAKCYEYKKVDEDERNNLQEGPSFNRYRSGV; encoded by the exons ATGGCAGATAGCCCAAGCAAGAGCAAAACCAACTCCCTCATCCACCACACCACCTCCAAAAAGGGTGGTTGGAATGCTGCCATCTTCATCATAT TTGTGGAATTTGCTGAGAGATTTGCATACCAAGGATTGGCTTCAAATCTCATAAACTACCTCACAAAATTTCTGAATGAACCCACAACTACAGCTGTGAAAAACGTTAACACATGGGTTGGTGTTTCCTCACTCTTCCCTTTGCTTGGCGGTTTCGTAGCTGATTCCTATCTAGGTCGCTTCAACACCATTCTCTTGTCTTCACTAATCTATCTTGTG GGCATGGTTTTTTTGACACTTTCAGTGTCAgtactaagacacaagacactTTTCTTCTTTGCACTTTATGTGCTTTCCATCGGTGAAGGTGGCCATAAGCCATGTGTACAAACGTTCGCCGCCGATCAATTCGACGACGATACGCCGGAAGAGAAGGATGCTAAGAGTTCGTTTTTTAATTGGTGGTACTTAGGCATTGTCGCTGGTTCAACTGCTGCCGTTTTTTTACCTGTTTATCTTCAG GACAATGTTGGGTGGGGAGTGGGGTTAGGAGTATTGGCAGGTGTGTTGGCAATGGCATTGGCAATCTTCTTATTGGGAATCAAAAGGTACAGAAAAGAAGGCCCTACCGGTAGCCCATTAACAAGACTGGCCCAAGTTTTTGTCGCGGCATCTCGCAAGTGGCGCGTGCAAGACACCATTGGTACTAACAACTTTTGTTATAGTCAAGAGGAGAAACTTGAAGCTCATCATGATCATCCTCTTCAACCTAAATATCACACTTTGCTCCATACTCGTCAATATAG ATTTTTGGACAAAGCAGCAATAATTGATGAAGTTGATGCATCAAGCAAAAAAAGAAATCCATGGAGACTATGTTCAGTGACTCAAGTCGAAGAAGTGAAACTCGTCCTCCGCCTAATCCCGGTATGGCTAAGTTGTCTAATGTTCACCGTGGTCCAAGCTCAAGGACACACGTATTTCATTAAACAAGGCGGAACATTGATCCATACCATAGGATCAGATTTTCAGTTTCCACCCGCGTCACTTCAAGGCCTAGTCGGAGTCACGATCCTCTTCGCCGTCCCAATATACGACCGAGTTTTTGTACCGCTCGCTAGAAAATTCACAGGACACACCAATGGGATAACCGTGTTGCAGAGAATCGGAGTCGGTCTATTTTTGTCTATACTCACAATGTCCGCGGCAGCTCTCGTGGAAACGAAAAGGGTTAGCATTGCTAAAAGCCACGGTCTAATAGACGATCCAAAAGCAATACTACCGATGCATATTTGGTGGTTACTTCCTCAATATATGATCACAGGTGTTTCTGACGCGTTTACTATCGTCGGATTACAAGAATTGTTCTACGATCAAATGCCAGAGGGACTAAGAAGTTTGGGAGCCGCCGCGTATATAAGTATAGTAGGAGTTGGAAGCTTTGTTAGTAACATAGTTATAGTCATTGTTGAAGCAATTAGTGCAAAAGGTGGTGAGAAATGGTTGGGAGATAACATCAATAAGGCACACCTTGATGATTATTATTGGGTTATGGCTGCATTAAGTGCTTTGaatttgggtgtttatttgtggATTGCAAAGTGTTATGAGTATAAAAAGGTAGATGAAGATGAAAGAAATAACCTTCAAGAGGGTCCAAGCTTCAATAGATATCGTTCTGGAGTGTAA